GATTTCTGAGTTTCCCAATTAAAAGATTTAAATAATAAGTCAAAACCATCGGTATGTATATAATTTTTATATGAGCAAAAGATTTTGTTTACCGCATCTGCAATTGAACTTGGATTATTGGGATCAAAGAGTTCACCAATTTTATACTTTTTAATGATCTTTTTTATCTCAGGAAAATCACAACCAGCTATGGGGATTTTTACAGAAGCATATTCAAATAATTTGTTTGGTGCACAATAATAGTTATTTCTAGAGGAATCATCATAAATTATCACACCAATCTGTGCATTTCTTGTATAGTTTAATAAAAGCTCACTTTTTACTGGAGGTAATAGAAAAACTCTACTTCCCAAATTTTCATTCTCTATAATTGATCGGATATATATTTCATATTGCGGAGTTATAACAGGTCCTATAAGCACCAAGATTAAATTTTCGTCCCACTTCTTAACTGAAAATATTAGTTCTTTAGTATTTCTTTGAGGTGATATGCCTCCCTGATATAAGACGACTTTCTTTTTATTTAATTTCTCAGTGCTAATCTTTAATATTAATCTATCAGGAGAATTGGTAATAAATTGCGAATTCATATCTGGAATGTTTAGTATAACGTTGGGAATCTCTTTTGCACCATACTCTTGGTGCATGATATTTGCTCTAGACTCATTGGCGGCAATTACTTTATCCACTTTTTTTAATAATAACCTTTCTGTATATGCCCAGCTTTTGTTAATCAGATCATCTTTTTTGCCGGACATTTCGGTAAACAATTCATGTGAATCATAGACAATTCTTGCTTTTTGAAGTTTACCAGCAATAAATCCGGGAATTAAGGCATCTAAGTTATGAGCATGAATGAAGTCAATCTTAAAGGTAAGAAATTTGAAAATAGCTCTACACACAAACTCAAAATACTTAAAAAACCATCCCAAATTACTCTTTGGTAGTATAGATTTGGTAATCAAAGGTATTAAGAAGATATCAATATTCTTATAAATATAATGAGTTGAATCAAAAGGGCTTTCTTTAATACCAAAGATTGTGATGGCATATCCTGCTTCTTTCAAAACGAAGGCTTCTCTTTTTACACGAGAATCTTGTTTAACATTATTTAAAACTATCATTACAATATGCTTTTTATTTCTATCAATATTGTTTAGCATGCTATAACTTTTTCGGTATTATCTTTTTATAGAAATATTCTCTTTAAGCTTATAAACTAATTCAGCTATCCTTTCTTTTTCCAGTTTGAAGCTTAAGAACACATAAAAAATGAAGCCTACAATAAAACTGACAAGTTTATTTTGAAAAGTAGAGAAGAGCAAAATTGAAACAGAAAATAAGATTGCTGCGGCGAGGAAGTTATTTTTTAAATTTAGCAGAAATTTCGAAAATTTTAATTTCACTAATGAGGTATCAATCTTTAACCTTATCATTCGGATAAAGAAGTCAAAAAACACAAATAATAAGATTGCGCCTTTGAATCCCAGAAGTTTATATCCGACAAAAATCGACAGCATCCTACACAAAAATAGAGAGATTGAATATATAAATATGATATGTGGTTTTTCCTTTACTGCGGCTATAGAAGTAAATGGATTATTTAATACATTAGCTATTATCATAATCGGCAAAAATCTAAACGCTATTACAGCATTTGTCCAAGATTTGTCAAAAAGGATGGCAACGATCTCTTTAGAAAAAAAAGATATCCCAATCAGAATGGGTAATATGATAAGAGTTATAATAAATTCCAATGAGATGAGCATAGTTTTTATCTTTTCATTATCCCTAATTTCGGATATATAAGGAAATATTACTTTTGCAACCGAAACCATAATCAAAGAAGCGGGTATACTTACTGCATAAAGAGGTAATTGAAATTCAGGAGCTAAATTTTTCCCCATAACAAATACAACAAATATAGCAGGAAATTGCTGTGCCAAGACATTAAATATCTGTTCAAACCCTATAAAAAAAATGAATTTTTGGGAGACCTTATCAATTGAAAATACCTTTGCACCAAAAGAAGGTAAGAACTGTATCTTAGATACTTTCATAAATATCAGTAACATACAAGTTTCTATCACTTCTGTAATAAAAAGTGCCAAAAATAGAATTGTTAATGTTGGTAACTTAAATGAAGAAGTGATTATTATACTGTAAAGCACTATTTGCTTAACCATTAGTGCAATAGATATCTCTTTAAACTGCATATTACTACTTAATCTGGTAATAGCAAGTGTCTTAATGGTTGCTAAAAATACCAAAATAAAAATAAATATATAATTGTGTTGTAGAGTAACATCTTTTAGAAAAAAGGATAGAAATTTGCTATTTAGAGAGAGTAATATTATAAGGAAAAAGGCAAAGAAAGATGAAACATAAAAGGCTAAGTTCCAGCGTTCCTTTTTTCTATCTTTGGGTGAACTAATATATAAATGTTTTGTGCCAAGCGGAATAATTGCTATTAAAATAACAATAAAAGATTGAAAAGATTTAAAAATTGAGATATCAGATTTGAGAAAATATCTAACTAAAAAGGGATATGTGACTAAACTTAATGCCCGAACAAATATGTTTGCGCATAAATTCCAGATACTTGATTTTACAAATTTACTCATTATATATTATTACAAACTTTTCTATACATAAAATCTGTAATAGCAATAAAGGCTGCCCAAATAAAATTAAAGTAATAAAGTGTCATAATAACGCAAGCCAAGCCATTAACAAAATATCCAATCAATGTAGAAAAAAATATTATTGAAACGATGCTATAGAGATTAGACTGCGAATTTTTTATTATAAACCACAGTTGTTTGAAAGT
The sequence above is a segment of the Candidatus Cloacimonadota bacterium genome. Coding sequences within it:
- a CDS encoding glycosyltransferase; protein product: MLNNIDRNKKHIVMIVLNNVKQDSRVKREAFVLKEAGYAITIFGIKESPFDSTHYIYKNIDIFLIPLITKSILPKSNLGWFFKYFEFVCRAIFKFLTFKIDFIHAHNLDALIPGFIAGKLQKARIVYDSHELFTEMSGKKDDLINKSWAYTERLLLKKVDKVIAANESRANIMHQEYGAKEIPNVILNIPDMNSQFITNSPDRLILKISTEKLNKKKVVLYQGGISPQRNTKELIFSVKKWDENLILVLIGPVITPQYEIYIRSIIENENLGSRVFLLPPVKSELLLNYTRNAQIGVIIYDDSSRNNYYCAPNKLFEYASVKIPIAGCDFPEIKKIIKKYKIGELFDPNNPSSIADAVNKIFCSYKNYIHTDGFDLLFKSFNWETQKSKLIKLYTELELNSF
- a CDS encoding oligosaccharide flippase family protein translates to MSKFVKSSIWNLCANIFVRALSLVTYPFLVRYFLKSDISIFKSFQSFIVILIAIIPLGTKHLYISSPKDRKKERWNLAFYVSSFFAFFLIILLSLNSKFLSFFLKDVTLQHNYIFIFILVFLATIKTLAITRLSSNMQFKEISIALMVKQIVLYSIIITSSFKLPTLTILFLALFITEVIETCMLLIFMKVSKIQFLPSFGAKVFSIDKVSQKFIFFIGFEQIFNVLAQQFPAIFVVFVMGKNLAPEFQLPLYAVSIPASLIMVSVAKVIFPYISEIRDNEKIKTMLISLEFIITLIILPILIGISFFSKEIVAILFDKSWTNAVIAFRFLPIMIIANVLNNPFTSIAAVKEKPHIIFIYSISLFLCRMLSIFVGYKLLGFKGAILLFVFFDFFIRMIRLKIDTSLVKLKFSKFLLNLKNNFLAAAILFSVSILLFSTFQNKLVSFIVGFIFYVFLSFKLEKERIAELVYKLKENISIKR